One window from the genome of Desulforamulus ruminis DSM 2154 encodes:
- a CDS encoding IS110 family transposase produces the protein MQQQHLLVGVDVGCRKHHVAIGGPGGITEQFEITHDARGFAYFFGRVSEQARRQRLPVVVGMEGTNGYARPLDQLVKDKGYTLLNVNNLKLARFKEIFASPAKTDSIDAQQMVTLMMMAPFMEQVKESLQPVLTVSEIEQQLKRLSRRRRQLVQEKVNVQNRMQVDLQSVCPGFLDIIHKVDALYVLRFLSFRSDLRQLARLRPATIRSIPGIGVTKAAVLARWQSSAVFGSEIAWVGPMIVEDAKRLLQLKEAIDSLEAQLEALVKQSLLARILDSIPGFGTISAAEVSGEIGTMTRFASEASLAIYLGMAPLDNSPASIRERNRRNKLINGLRQP, from the coding sequence ATGCAACAACAGCACCTGTTAGTCGGCGTGGATGTAGGGTGCCGCAAGCATCACGTCGCCATTGGTGGACCGGGCGGGATCACAGAACAATTTGAAATCACACATGACGCTCGCGGCTTTGCGTATTTCTTTGGGCGTGTTAGTGAACAGGCACGACGCCAACGCTTGCCGGTTGTCGTCGGTATGGAAGGCACTAACGGCTATGCCCGGCCCTTAGATCAACTTGTTAAAGACAAAGGGTATACCCTCTTGAATGTCAACAACTTAAAATTAGCGCGGTTTAAAGAAATATTTGCGTCTCCGGCCAAAACGGACAGTATTGATGCACAACAGATGGTCACGCTTATGATGATGGCTCCCTTTATGGAGCAGGTCAAAGAATCCCTGCAACCCGTACTGACCGTCAGCGAGATCGAACAGCAGCTCAAACGGCTCAGTCGCCGCCGCAGACAGTTAGTACAGGAGAAAGTCAATGTGCAAAACCGCATGCAGGTGGACCTTCAATCTGTGTGCCCAGGATTTCTTGATATCATTCATAAAGTGGATGCGCTCTATGTATTGCGCTTCCTCAGCTTTCGTTCCGATCTACGCCAGCTAGCCAGACTGAGGCCGGCCACCATCCGAAGCATTCCCGGCATAGGCGTGACCAAAGCGGCGGTGTTGGCACGATGGCAGTCCAGCGCCGTCTTTGGATCGGAAATTGCCTGGGTGGGACCGATGATTGTAGAAGACGCCAAACGCTTGCTGCAACTAAAGGAAGCAATTGATTCGCTGGAAGCCCAACTGGAGGCTTTGGTTAAACAGTCTTTACTAGCAAGAATCCTTGACAGCATCCCGGGGTTCGGGACGATCAGCGCAGCGGAGGTCAGTGGCGAAATTGGGACGATGACACGATTTGCGTCAGAAGCCAGTCTAGCTATCTATTTAGGGATGGCTCCGCTTGACAACAGTCCGGCAAGCATAAGGGAACGAAATCGCCGCAACAAGTTAATAAACGGGCTAAGGCAGCCATGA
- a CDS encoding RNA polymerase sigma factor, whose product MKSETIVTKLKNGDIETLKIIYELFYKRIFQAAYFVTGDIDLAEDVVQEVFLTLKNKIHQLADPSKLGSWLCRMSANKARNIIRHLARSSLVEDVGNIYKEEQLMSPETAVVTGEKSKEIIKMINRLTPEHRQLIYLKYYKDLTLDKISNVTGVPKGTVKSRLYYARREIKRLWSYPC is encoded by the coding sequence ATGAAATCGGAAACAATCGTCACCAAACTAAAAAATGGCGATATCGAGACCCTGAAGATTATTTATGAACTATTTTACAAGAGGATATTCCAGGCTGCTTATTTTGTAACCGGCGATATTGATCTGGCCGAGGATGTTGTGCAGGAAGTATTTTTAACGCTCAAGAATAAGATACATCAATTGGCCGACCCCTCCAAGCTGGGTTCATGGCTGTGCCGAATGTCCGCCAACAAGGCTCGGAACATCATCAGGCATCTTGCAAGAAGCTCGCTTGTTGAAGACGTGGGGAATATTTATAAAGAGGAACAATTGATGTCACCTGAAACAGCCGTTGTAACCGGAGAGAAAAGCAAAGAGATAATAAAAATGATCAATCGCCTCACTCCGGAACACAGACAATTAATTTATCTCAAATATTATAAGGATCTGACCTTAGATAAAATAAGTAACGTCACCGGTGTCCCAAAGGGAACTGTGAAATCCCGGCTATATTATGCCAGGAGGGAAATCAAAAGATTGTGGAGTTACCCTTGTTAA
- a CDS encoding LytR/AlgR family response regulator transcription factor — protein MVTILLLEDEHYIRRFIKQLVSGNPLVDKVIDTPSGKEAIGLAGKYKPNIALLDIKLAPGEGLDGIQVAKTIHDYLNPETHFVFITGYSEYAIESFAVHPYDYILKPLEEGKLDEVISNLAVKVKDKIGTGHGPRKITVKAGNKQYIISLENIIFIEKQGKCSLIHTESGIYKSYQTMESFESMLGSNFLRVHRSFIVNLNKIRGIREVGNRSHMIDFDGYDRVALMSRYKYEKHRRMFTPL, from the coding sequence ATGGTAACCATCCTGCTGCTGGAAGATGAACACTATATCAGAAGGTTTATCAAGCAACTGGTGTCCGGCAATCCTCTGGTGGACAAGGTTATCGACACTCCCAGCGGCAAAGAGGCAATCGGTCTGGCCGGAAAATACAAACCAAACATTGCTCTGCTGGACATAAAACTGGCCCCTGGGGAAGGTTTGGATGGCATCCAGGTGGCAAAGACCATCCATGATTATTTAAATCCGGAAACACATTTTGTTTTTATCACCGGATATTCCGAGTATGCAATTGAATCCTTTGCCGTTCACCCCTATGACTATATTCTTAAACCCTTGGAAGAGGGTAAGCTAGACGAAGTCATTAGTAACCTTGCCGTTAAAGTGAAAGACAAGATTGGCACTGGGCATGGTCCGAGAAAAATAACCGTTAAAGCAGGAAATAAACAATATATTATATCTCTGGAAAACATCATATTTATTGAGAAGCAGGGCAAGTGCAGTTTGATTCATACTGAAAGCGGCATTTATAAATCATACCAAACTATGGAGAGCTTTGAAAGCATGCTGGGAAGCAACTTTCTCAGGGTTCACAGATCATTCATTGTGAACCTTAATAAAATCAGGGGAATCAGAGAAGTGGGCAACCGGTCACATATGATTGATTTTGACGGATATGACCGGGTTGCCTTGATGAGCAGATACAAATATGAAAAACATAGGCGAATGTTTACCCCTTTGTAG
- a CDS encoding IS3 family transposase (programmed frameshift) has protein sequence MRKRFTEEQIIGILNSHENGMPVADILRQHGISEQTFYRWKSKYGGMEASDAKKLKQLEEENRRLKLLVGELTLDNQALKWVIGKKQVKPARKRKLVKELQDTFGMSERRACRLVGIGRSSHRYVPSTSEENEALKTRISELAFKWRRFGYRRIHALLQREGQKVNHKKVYRLYRLAGLAVRRRKRKRVLSGRGRPPTVTPQPNVRWSMDFVSDSTATGQRFRVFVVIDEATRECLASEVDTSITGRRVTRVLDRIAIYRGYPKEILSDNGPEFAGLTLNQWAYEHRVIQLFIDPGKPMQNSHVESFNGKLRDECLNEHWFRGVSEARRIIEEWRHEYNTVRPHSGLSNKTPVEYATDLAKKTCEQIS, from the exons ATGAGAAAACGTTTCACCGAAGAGCAGATCATTGGAATACTTAACTCCCATGAGAATGGGATGCCGGTAGCTGACATTCTTCGGCAACATGGCATTAGCGAACAAACCTTTTATCGCTGGAAATCTAAATACGGCGGAATGGAAGCAAGTGATGCGAAGAAACTTAAGCAGTTGGAAGAGGAAAACCGCAGACTTAAGCTACTCGTAGGTGAACTAACCCTCGACAACCAGGCTCTAAAGTGGGTTATTG GAAAAAAACAAGTAAAGCCTGCTCGCAAGCGAAAGCTTGTTAAAGAACTCCAAGATACTTTTGGTATGAGTGAACGCAGAGCGTGCAGGCTTGTTGGTATCGGACGCTCCAGTCATAGATATGTTCCTTCTACTTCAGAAGAGAACGAGGCATTGAAAACGAGAATATCTGAACTTGCCTTTAAGTGGCGTCGCTTTGGATATAGACGAATCCATGCCTTACTTCAGCGTGAAGGACAGAAAGTTAACCACAAGAAAGTATATAGGCTATACCGGCTTGCTGGACTCGCTGTCCGTCGCCGCAAAAGAAAACGTGTTCTCTCTGGAAGGGGCCGCCCCCCCACAGTTACGCCTCAACCGAATGTAAGGTGGTCTATGGATTTTGTTAGTGACTCAACAGCAACTGGGCAGCGATTTAGAGTTTTTGTAGTGATTGATGAAGCAACTCGAGAGTGTCTGGCCAGCGAAGTGGATACTTCAATAACAGGACGGCGTGTGACAAGAGTACTAGATAGAATTGCTATTTACAGAGGTTATCCCAAAGAAATCCTCTCTGATAACGGACCTGAATTTGCAGGACTGACCTTGAATCAATGGGCTTATGAACATAGGGTTATCCAACTGTTTATAGACCCCGGTAAACCAATGCAAAATAGCCATGTAGAAAGCTTTAATGGAAAACTCCGAGATGAATGCCTTAATGAACACTGGTTCAGAGGCGTAAGTGAGGCTCGTCGAATTATTGAAGAGTGGCGTCATGAATACAATACAGTTCGTCCACATAGCGGACTGAGCAACAAAACACCAGTAGAATATGCTACAGATCTGGCTAAAAAAACCTGTGAACAAATTTCGTGA
- a CDS encoding HTH domain-containing protein has product MLYFKSNLIGNRKEGKEMQSVGTEMPKDIIREKLLIAIKKYHITLDTLNKVTGIDTNWLLDYVNGKKEISDLRVEKYGSLFEIVIFLSEGIKMIREDERIKGVIEVLVQIFGLEYETISLYAGLEKQDVENFMKDANLIDYEKRYKLATTSMMLHYLFKNPKYPVKNH; this is encoded by the coding sequence ATGCTTTACTTTAAATCTAATTTAATAGGAAATAGAAAAGAGGGGAAAGAAATGCAAAGCGTTGGAACAGAGATGCCTAAAGATATAATAAGAGAAAAATTATTGATAGCTATTAAAAAATACCATATTACATTAGATACTCTAAATAAAGTAACTGGAATTGATACTAATTGGCTTTTAGATTATGTGAATGGAAAAAAAGAAATAAGTGATTTAAGGGTTGAAAAATATGGATCTCTGTTCGAGATAGTCATTTTTTTATCAGAAGGAATAAAAATGATTCGCGAAGATGAGAGAATAAAGGGTGTTATTGAAGTGCTTGTGCAAATATTTGGACTTGAATATGAAACTATATCACTATATGCGGGATTGGAAAAGCAAGATGTTGAAAACTTTATGAAAGATGCTAATTTGATTGATTACGAAAAAAGGTACAAGTTAGCCACCACAAGTATGATGTTGCATTATCTATTTAAAAACCCAAAGTATCCTGTTAAAAACCACTAA
- the trxB gene encoding thioredoxin-disulfide reductase: MLEKELVIIGGGPAGYAAGLYAARADIDTMLVERGMPGGQAASTEWIENYPGFPGGVGGVDLAMKMDEQARSFNLDVEFADVERLEQREGGFIVHTTQGSIGTKAVILATGAKPKFLGVEGEGKFHGRGVSYCATCDGAFFRDKTVAVVGGGDSAVEEAIFLTKFAAKVYIVHRRGQLRATKILQKRAVDNPKIEFLWHAVVEEIVGENKVEVIKVKDVQTGDQTRVLVDGIFVYVGTRANSELVQDLVKLDDRGYIITDENMSTGVPGLYAAGDVRQKSLRQVVTATADGAIAAVEVEKYLAGH, encoded by the coding sequence TTGCTAGAAAAGGAACTGGTAATTATCGGCGGAGGGCCGGCCGGGTATGCCGCCGGTTTATATGCGGCCCGGGCCGATATTGATACGATGCTGGTGGAGCGGGGTATGCCCGGCGGCCAGGCGGCTTCTACCGAGTGGATTGAAAATTACCCCGGTTTTCCCGGAGGGGTGGGCGGTGTTGATTTAGCCATGAAAATGGATGAACAGGCCCGTTCCTTTAATTTAGATGTGGAATTTGCCGATGTGGAGAGACTGGAGCAGCGGGAGGGCGGGTTTATTGTTCACACCACCCAGGGGTCCATCGGGACCAAGGCGGTTATTTTAGCCACCGGAGCTAAACCCAAGTTTCTCGGGGTAGAAGGGGAAGGGAAATTTCACGGCCGGGGTGTTTCCTATTGCGCCACCTGCGACGGAGCTTTCTTTCGGGATAAGACCGTAGCGGTGGTGGGAGGAGGCGACTCCGCCGTGGAAGAAGCCATTTTCTTAACCAAATTTGCGGCCAAAGTCTATATCGTTCACCGCCGTGGCCAACTGAGAGCCACCAAGATTTTACAGAAACGGGCGGTGGATAATCCTAAGATCGAATTTTTATGGCATGCGGTGGTTGAGGAAATTGTAGGGGAAAACAAAGTGGAAGTTATCAAGGTGAAAGATGTGCAGACGGGGGACCAGACCCGTGTCCTGGTAGACGGTATTTTTGTTTATGTGGGAACCCGGGCCAATTCCGAATTAGTGCAGGATTTGGTGAAGCTGGATGACCGGGGCTACATTATAACCGATGAAAACATGAGTACCGGTGTTCCCGGACTTTATGCCGCCGGAGACGTACGTCAGAAATCCTTGCGCCAGGTGGTAACCGCTACGGCTGACGGAGCCATTGCCGCCGTGGAGGTAGAAAAATACCTGGCAGGACACTAA
- a CDS encoding HEAT repeat domain-containing protein, producing MDIKVQPRPADEEENLARALEKLFTEEWGGPKSALALAYLQDTVLPELIQCLKINWSFLDNPTFREILVAKLNSQFAYPPAFAEGLAVDILNCSKKILGRSPVASNHLWQPWEVILRMFTIGYRLPEIAAKTGYPEAYLELFRLRYYKFQDVAEGMEALAEDTLLHHRELAGFGVNLLRFMVDFQNRFTEFNHYYERLQAEQMISDIELHMEPDCLVRIFTGLFEVERQVSLQRFADILKGAKTAWLTGESYFTKTLGYGLLADWPRKQITMLLERLLEKNLLVLEAGNEKGLCLSEAAARLIAPQVVPPLADEVQSALRSKARDKISRSTSVLQGKNPEIAVHVIAELVKRGDPAVLTCFKALQRRVPKKVFLKIIWACGQLGGKDAIGLLSKTVSDRDSLVRVRTCQAMREMADPAFYFALIAALDDPVALVRQNAVQALGRIKMASALKHMERLMEDPAEDIQVQRAARETRMILLREKELKDGEFTE from the coding sequence TTGGACATTAAGGTTCAGCCAAGGCCTGCGGACGAAGAAGAGAACTTGGCCAGAGCCCTGGAAAAATTATTTACCGAGGAATGGGGCGGCCCCAAAAGCGCCCTGGCCCTTGCCTACCTGCAGGACACCGTCCTACCGGAACTGATTCAATGCTTAAAAATCAACTGGTCTTTTCTGGATAACCCCACCTTCCGGGAGATTCTGGTGGCAAAGCTGAATTCCCAGTTTGCTTACCCCCCTGCCTTTGCCGAAGGACTGGCGGTGGATATTTTAAACTGCTCTAAGAAGATTTTGGGGAGGAGCCCGGTGGCCAGCAACCATCTTTGGCAGCCCTGGGAAGTGATCCTGCGTATGTTTACCATCGGCTACCGTCTGCCGGAGATTGCTGCCAAGACGGGTTATCCGGAAGCCTACCTGGAGTTGTTCCGTCTGCGCTACTATAAATTTCAGGATGTTGCAGAAGGGATGGAAGCTCTGGCCGAGGATACGCTTCTTCATCACCGTGAACTGGCGGGCTTTGGCGTAAATTTACTGCGTTTTATGGTGGATTTTCAAAACCGTTTTACGGAGTTTAATCATTACTACGAGCGGCTGCAGGCCGAGCAAATGATCAGCGATATTGAACTGCACATGGAACCCGACTGCCTGGTGCGAATTTTTACAGGACTTTTTGAGGTGGAAAGGCAAGTTAGTCTCCAACGCTTTGCAGATATTCTGAAAGGGGCTAAAACAGCCTGGTTGACCGGGGAGAGTTATTTTACCAAAACCCTTGGTTACGGTTTACTGGCCGATTGGCCCAGAAAACAAATTACCATGCTGCTGGAGCGCCTGCTGGAAAAAAACCTGCTGGTGCTGGAAGCCGGGAATGAAAAGGGCCTGTGCCTTTCCGAAGCGGCCGCCCGGCTGATTGCTCCCCAGGTGGTGCCCCCACTGGCCGATGAAGTGCAGAGCGCCTTACGCAGTAAAGCCCGGGACAAAATTTCCCGCAGCACCTCGGTGCTGCAGGGGAAAAATCCGGAAATTGCGGTTCACGTTATCGCAGAACTGGTAAAACGGGGGGACCCTGCTGTATTGACTTGTTTTAAAGCCTTGCAGCGCCGGGTGCCCAAAAAAGTGTTTTTAAAAATTATCTGGGCTTGCGGTCAATTGGGCGGCAAGGATGCCATCGGGCTGTTGAGTAAGACCGTCAGCGACAGGGACAGTCTAGTTCGGGTCCGCACTTGTCAGGCCATGAGGGAAATGGCCGATCCGGCCTTTTACTTCGCTCTGATCGCAGCGCTGGATGATCCCGTGGCCCTGGTCCGGCAAAATGCGGTCCAGGCCTTGGGACGCATCAAGATGGCCAGCGCCCTGAAGCACATGGAACGGCTGATGGAAGATCCTGCAGAGGATATCCAGGTCCAGCGGGCCGCCCGGGAAACCAGAATGATTTTACTTAGAGAAAAGGAATTAAAAGACGGAGAGTTCACCGAGTAA
- a CDS encoding Ger(x)C family spore germination protein, with amino-acid sequence MNRTKSQAKKYLRIFLVLLTTVLLSGCWGGRETDEVALVLAVGFDKGQHQPLEVTLSIANPKAFSAEAGGQEEPFFNVSVEGPSIWECYTLLNTFVSRETSFFHTQAYIFGEDLAREGIGRYIYAMTRQREARRNSSLYICRGKAKDFIEKNKPPLETSLAKEFYFIDRTSQYTGLFYNHDLHDYYTSWKSLHGSTLALVGVQEKNNQGSKDDSPLKVPYEAGQIPKSGGNLIEFIGTAVFNDDKMVGELTGDETRTLLLLQGEFGVSNFTLTDPRHKDKIIMMRLRQARKPQIQFREEAGQLKISQTVFLEGEFLSIQSGENYEVPNRQKMVEEAFDQEMEELAHGLIEKTKERNWNDIFHYDKAYRRKVSSWQQWRSINWNDIYQQAEFTVDFKTNIRRPGTMRNTSAPLQGE; translated from the coding sequence ATGAACAGGACCAAAAGTCAAGCTAAAAAATATCTGAGGATTTTTCTGGTGCTGCTGACGACTGTTCTGTTGAGCGGCTGCTGGGGCGGCAGGGAAACGGATGAAGTAGCTTTGGTATTGGCGGTTGGTTTTGATAAGGGCCAACATCAACCCTTGGAAGTCACTCTTTCCATCGCCAATCCCAAAGCCTTTTCCGCGGAGGCCGGAGGGCAGGAAGAACCTTTTTTTAACGTTAGTGTGGAGGGTCCCAGTATTTGGGAGTGCTATACGCTGTTGAACACCTTTGTATCCCGGGAAACCAGTTTTTTTCACACCCAGGCCTATATTTTTGGGGAGGATCTGGCCCGGGAGGGCATTGGTAGATATATTTACGCCATGACGCGCCAGCGGGAGGCCCGCAGGAACAGCTCACTCTATATTTGCCGGGGCAAAGCCAAGGATTTTATAGAAAAAAACAAACCTCCTCTGGAAACCTCCCTGGCCAAGGAATTTTATTTTATTGACAGAACTTCTCAATATACCGGTCTCTTTTACAACCATGATTTACATGATTACTATACCTCCTGGAAGTCACTGCATGGATCCACTCTAGCCTTAGTGGGCGTTCAGGAAAAAAACAATCAAGGTTCAAAGGATGACAGCCCCCTGAAGGTGCCTTACGAGGCCGGACAAATTCCCAAGAGCGGCGGTAATTTGATCGAATTTATTGGCACTGCCGTATTTAACGACGATAAAATGGTGGGGGAACTAACCGGGGACGAAACCCGCACACTGCTGTTACTGCAGGGAGAGTTTGGAGTATCCAACTTTACCCTGACCGACCCACGGCACAAGGATAAAATTATTATGATGCGGCTGCGTCAGGCCCGGAAGCCCCAAATTCAGTTCCGGGAAGAGGCAGGGCAGCTTAAAATTAGCCAGACCGTCTTTTTAGAAGGTGAATTTTTGTCCATCCAGAGCGGTGAAAATTATGAAGTTCCCAATAGACAGAAAATGGTGGAAGAGGCCTTTGATCAGGAGATGGAGGAACTGGCCCATGGGCTCATTGAGAAGACCAAGGAACGGAACTGGAACGATATTTTTCACTATGACAAGGCCTATCGAAGAAAAGTGAGCAGTTGGCAGCAGTGGCGAAGTATAAACTGGAACGATATCTACCAGCAGGCGGAATTTACCGTGGATTTTAAAACCAATATCCGCCGGCCCGGCACCATGCGAAATACTTCTGCACCGCTGCAGGGGGAGTAA
- a CDS encoding GerAB/ArcD/ProY family transporter produces MIREGKFGFAETFSLLFISNIYRMFLTVPAYAVEQGKTTGWLLILLGTLNGVLVFWMITLLMKRHANKTLVEATEEILGPYLGTVVNIFFSLYFINVLFIVHRSYSEAILTTALPQTPISAVLTIFILGAIISCYYGLEAMARVARVSVTFILLGLLILFVSLLPRVDIDFLFPIWSMGLGEAWFLAGKHHSGFSEGLLAALIVQAAGGWQNIRKAGVTAILVGGFFLMMVVLFAISIFGTRSVTEILLPFFDLSQTIKLGRFFQRLEAVFLLTWAMVGFIKIAVSLYAATVIMARIFRLKDYRPLLWIMAVLSYNLAILPPDMASATAIENNYLLTWGLVTTALLPALLLVVSVWRKKGGGMPDEQDQKSS; encoded by the coding sequence TTGATCAGAGAAGGAAAATTTGGTTTTGCGGAAACCTTTTCCCTGTTGTTTATTTCCAATATCTACAGAATGTTTTTAACCGTGCCCGCATATGCCGTGGAGCAGGGCAAAACCACCGGCTGGTTATTAATCCTGTTAGGAACGCTCAATGGCGTGTTGGTATTCTGGATGATAACCCTGCTGATGAAAAGGCATGCGAATAAAACCCTGGTAGAGGCTACCGAAGAGATACTGGGGCCTTATCTGGGGACCGTTGTGAACATTTTTTTTTCTTTGTATTTTATTAATGTGCTTTTTATTGTTCACAGATCCTATTCGGAAGCCATTCTGACCACGGCGCTGCCCCAAACGCCCATTAGCGCGGTTCTGACAATCTTTATTCTGGGAGCGATTATCAGTTGCTACTATGGCCTGGAGGCCATGGCTCGGGTGGCAAGGGTCTCCGTCACCTTTATTCTGCTGGGGCTGCTTATCTTATTTGTCTCTCTGTTGCCCCGGGTAGATATCGATTTTCTTTTTCCTATCTGGAGCATGGGGCTGGGGGAGGCCTGGTTTTTGGCCGGGAAACACCATAGCGGGTTTAGTGAAGGGTTGCTGGCGGCCCTTATTGTTCAGGCGGCGGGAGGCTGGCAAAATATCCGCAAGGCCGGCGTCACGGCCATACTGGTGGGCGGGTTTTTTTTGATGATGGTGGTTTTGTTTGCCATCAGCATCTTTGGCACCCGTTCGGTGACGGAAATTCTGCTGCCATTCTTTGACCTGAGCCAAACCATTAAGCTGGGCCGGTTTTTCCAGCGACTGGAGGCGGTTTTCCTGCTGACCTGGGCCATGGTGGGCTTTATTAAAATTGCGGTCAGTCTGTATGCGGCCACGGTAATTATGGCCCGGATATTCCGCTTGAAGGATTACCGTCCCCTGCTGTGGATTATGGCCGTATTATCTTACAACCTGGCCATCCTGCCTCCCGATATGGCTTCCGCCACAGCCATAGAGAATAATTACCTGTTAACCTGGGGACTGGTTACCACGGCGTTGCTGCCGGCGTTATTGCTGGTGGTGTCGGTATGGCGTAAGAAAGGGGGAGGAATGCCGGATGAACAGGACCAAAAGTCAAGCTAA
- a CDS encoding spore germination protein has product MNIWQNIRKIFQFESDDEREGFVLKETPREKKEAPQVGGQSGSEGDKKNSSATEGSLCSRQEGTENRGKRKKPVKVSRLQENRSSGKEAADEDGQNPPEKEGHWKKPLSLSWAQKHHNPDQVSSNLDYNKERIEEIYHLPLNKDFIIREFTVALEPPVKAFAVFMEGLSDKNLIDNQVLQPMMLFSNFHEQVDGFLLEHIQNRVLTGNQVTPHKEYEQIIGGINYGSTAVFIEGCDQALVVETKGWEHRAVDRPANETVIRGPQEAFGETLRTNTGLVRKYIRSSKLTTEMMKLGDVAQSDVAIMYLRGVANESLIREVKRRIQSIKIDAVIDSGILEQLIEDQPWNIAPQVMATERPDRVAFMLMRGKVAIFMDSNPYVLIVPVTMFDHLHTQEDYYLRPFYGSFLRLVRTLAFYVSFLTPGVYLATVLFHKEMIPTELLLAISGARERVPFPSVIEVIIMEGSFELIREAGVRVPGVMGATIGIVGALILGQAAVQANIVSPILVIVVAVTGLASFAIPSYSLQFSLRIIRFGYIVLGTMMGFVGIVFGLFVQMHMMASLKSFGVPYLAPMAPTTKSGGDVVVRIPAFSWERRPDYLNTKDDRLQGNIARGWIRKSTRKKK; this is encoded by the coding sequence ATGAATATTTGGCAAAACATACGAAAGATTTTTCAGTTTGAGAGTGATGATGAGCGAGAAGGCTTTGTTTTAAAGGAAACACCCCGGGAAAAAAAAGAGGCCCCACAGGTTGGAGGTCAATCCGGGAGCGAAGGGGATAAAAAAAATTCTTCGGCCACAGAGGGGTCCTTGTGCAGTCGTCAAGAGGGTACGGAGAACCGGGGTAAACGCAAGAAGCCCGTTAAGGTATCCCGGTTACAGGAAAATCGCAGCAGCGGTAAAGAAGCAGCGGATGAGGACGGACAAAATCCACCGGAAAAAGAAGGTCATTGGAAAAAACCTTTATCCTTGTCCTGGGCTCAGAAACACCATAATCCGGACCAGGTCAGCAGCAACCTGGATTACAACAAAGAACGCATTGAAGAGATTTACCATCTGCCCCTCAACAAAGATTTTATCATCCGTGAGTTTACGGTGGCCCTGGAGCCTCCGGTGAAAGCCTTTGCGGTTTTTATGGAGGGCTTAAGCGATAAAAACTTGATTGATAATCAGGTCTTGCAGCCCATGATGCTGTTCTCCAATTTTCATGAGCAGGTGGACGGTTTTCTGTTGGAGCATATCCAAAACAGAGTTTTGACCGGTAATCAGGTGACGCCCCACAAAGAATATGAACAAATTATCGGCGGCATCAATTATGGTTCCACCGCCGTGTTTATTGAAGGTTGTGACCAGGCTCTGGTGGTGGAAACCAAGGGCTGGGAACACCGGGCGGTGGACCGGCCGGCCAATGAAACCGTGATACGGGGTCCCCAGGAAGCCTTTGGGGAAACCCTGAGGACGAATACGGGTCTGGTCAGAAAATACATTCGGTCATCGAAACTGACCACCGAAATGATGAAACTGGGGGATGTGGCCCAGAGCGACGTGGCCATCATGTACTTGCGGGGTGTGGCCAATGAAAGCCTGATCCGGGAGGTCAAACGCAGAATTCAGAGCATCAAAATTGATGCCGTCATCGACAGCGGCATCCTGGAACAATTGATTGAGGACCAGCCCTGGAACATTGCGCCTCAGGTCATGGCCACCGAAAGACCGGACCGGGTGGCTTTCATGCTCATGAGAGGAAAAGTGGCCATCTTTATGGACAGCAACCCTTATGTCCTAATCGTGCCTGTGACCATGTTCGACCACCTGCACACCCAGGAAGATTACTACCTGCGTCCCTTTTACGGGAGCTTTTTACGGCTGGTGCGGACGCTGGCCTTTTATGTCTCCTTCCTCACGCCGGGGGTTTACCTGGCTACCGTGCTGTTTCACAAGGAGATGATTCCCACCGAGTTGTTGCTGGCCATCTCCGGAGCCCGGGAGCGGGTGCCCTTTCCCAGTGTTATTGAGGTAATCATTATGGAAGGATCCTTTGAACTGATCCGGGAGGCCGGGGTCCGGGTGCCCGGCGTCATGGGGGCCACCATCGGGATTGTTGGGGCTTTAATTTTGGGACAGGCGGCGGTACAGGCCAACATTGTCAGTCCCATCCTGGTCATTGTTGTGGCCGTCACCGGACTGGCTTCCTTTGCCATTCCTTCTTATTCGCTGCAATTTTCCCTGCGCATCATTCGCTTTGGCTACATTGTCCTGGGTACCATGATGGGCTTTGTGGGCATTGTCTTTGGTCTGTTTGTTCAAATGCACATGATGGCCTCTCTTAAATCCTTTGGAGTTCCTTACCTAGCGCCCATGGCCCCTACCACCAAAAGCGGAGGGGATGTGGTGGTGCGCATACCGGCTTTTAGCTGGGAAAGACGTCCGGATTATCTAAATACCAAGGATGACCGGTTGCAAGGGAATATAGCCAGAGGCTGGATCAGGAAATCGACCCGGAAGAAGAAATAA